The window TTGGGTTTAGGTACACATTTTTTATATGTGTATTGATTATTGTTGCAGATATATGTCTCACTGTGCTTGCTATTCCTTCTAAAAGAAAAATGGGGTGATAAAATGAAATGGAGATGGAGAGAAGAAGAAAAATTTATTGAAATTGGTAAAAATTTTGTTGTTGCTCCACCCTGGGCAAAAACCGAAAAAACAAAGATAACTTTGACTGAAGGAATGGCATTTGGAACAGGTGTTCATGAAACAACAATAAGCTGCATGGAATTTTTAGAAGAATTAAATATAAAAGATAAATCTGTTTTAGATGTAGGAGGGGGGACAGGTATTCTGTCTGTTTGTGCCTCAAAATTAGGAGCAAAAAAGGCAATCGTTTTTGACATAGATAAAAAAGCGGCATTTGAGTGTAGAGAAAACATGAGACTGAATAATGTGGAAAATGTTTCTTGTTTCTGCGGCGAGAATCTGTGTGTGAAAGAAAAATATGATGTCATAATGGCAAACATCTTTGCTGAAATTATCATTTCTTTATCTTCGGAGATAGATGAACACATAAAAGAGAATGGTTTTCTTATTCTTTCTGGCATTGTATATGAGAAGAACTATGATGTTAAATCAACCTTTATGAAAAAGGGATATATTGTTTACAAGAATACATTTTTAGAAGACTATACCTCG is drawn from Deltaproteobacteria bacterium and contains these coding sequences:
- a CDS encoding 50S ribosomal protein L11 methyltransferase, coding for MKWRWREEEKFIEIGKNFVVAPPWAKTEKTKITLTEGMAFGTGVHETTISCMEFLEELNIKDKSVLDVGGGTGILSVCASKLGAKKAIVFDIDKKAAFECRENMRLNNVENVSCFCGENLCVKEKYDVIMANIFAEIIISLSSEIDEHIKENGFLILSGIVYEKNYDVKSTFMKKGYIVYKNTFLEDYTSFLLKKVNR